The Herminiimonas arsenitoxidans genome window below encodes:
- the atpG gene encoding F0F1 ATP synthase subunit gamma has protein sequence MASGKEIRGKIKSVENTKKITKAMEMVAASKMRKAQDRMHAARPYSDKIRNIAANLSQANPEYTHPFLVKSDASKTVGFIIVTTDKGLCGGMNTNSLRIVTTKLRELEAEGKKVEAVAIGNKGLGFLNRIGARVVSHAVQIGDTPHLDKLIGPVKVMLDAYQDGKLDAVYVVYTKFINTMKQEPMMEQLLPLATDRLKADEGSLAWDYIYEPDAQTVIDELLVRYVEALIFQAVAENLASEQSARMVAMKSASDNAGSVISELKLVYNKTRQAAITKELSEIVAGAAAV, from the coding sequence ATGGCTTCAGGCAAAGAGATACGTGGCAAGATCAAGAGCGTAGAAAATACGAAGAAGATCACCAAGGCGATGGAAATGGTCGCTGCATCCAAAATGCGTAAAGCGCAAGACCGGATGCATGCGGCACGTCCTTACAGCGACAAGATTCGCAATATCGCTGCGAATCTGTCGCAAGCCAATCCGGAATATACGCATCCGTTTCTGGTGAAGTCTGATGCATCGAAGACAGTCGGCTTCATTATCGTGACGACTGACAAGGGCTTGTGCGGCGGTATGAACACAAACTCCTTGCGCATCGTGACGACCAAGTTGCGTGAACTGGAAGCAGAAGGCAAGAAAGTCGAAGCGGTTGCTATCGGTAACAAAGGTTTGGGCTTCTTGAATCGTATCGGCGCGCGTGTCGTGTCGCATGCGGTACAAATCGGTGACACCCCGCATCTGGACAAGTTGATTGGTCCAGTCAAGGTGATGCTCGATGCGTATCAAGACGGCAAGTTGGACGCGGTATACGTTGTCTACACCAAGTTCATCAACACGATGAAGCAAGAGCCAATGATGGAGCAATTGCTGCCATTGGCGACTGACAGGTTGAAGGCAGATGAAGGTTCGCTGGCATGGGACTACATCTACGAACCTGACGCGCAAACCGTGATCGATGAATTGTTGGTGCGTTACGTTGAAGCGCTGATTTTCCAAGCTGTTGCTGAAAACCTCGCGTCCGAGCAATCGGCGCGTATGGTGGCGATGAAATCGGCAAGCGACAACGCAGGTAGCGTGATTAGCGAATTGAAGCTGGTCTATAACAAGACGCGTCAAGCAGCGATTACGAAAGAACTTTCCGAGATCGTTGCCGGAGCGGCTGCGGTTTAA
- the atpD gene encoding F0F1 ATP synthase subunit beta, with translation MADGKIVQCIGAVVDVEFPRNAMPKIYDALKMAGSELTLEVQQQLGDGIVRTIALGTSDGLRRGMIIQNTGNPITVPVGKATLGRIMDVLGNPIDECGPVSHERTASIHRKAPAYDELSPSQDLLETGIKVIDLVCPFAKGGKVGLFGGAGVGKTVNMMELINNIAKAHSGLSVFAGVGERTREGNDFYHEMADAKVVDLENPENSKVAMVYGQMNEPPGNRLRVALTGLTMAEAFRDEGKDVLFFVDNIYRFTLAGTEVSALLGRMPSAVGYQPTLAEEMGRLQERITSTKTGSITSIQAVYVPADDLTDPSPATTFAHLDSTVVLSRDIASLGIYPAVDPLDSTSRQLDPLVVGQDHYDTARAVQGTLQRYKELRDIIAILGMDELAPEDKLLVARARKMQRFLSQPFHVAEVFTGAPGKYVSLKDTIKGFKMIASGELDHLPEQAFYMVGTIEEAIEKAKKLN, from the coding sequence ATGGCTGATGGCAAAATCGTTCAGTGTATCGGCGCGGTGGTGGACGTTGAATTTCCCCGCAATGCGATGCCTAAGATTTACGATGCCTTGAAGATGGCAGGCTCCGAACTGACGCTGGAAGTGCAGCAACAGTTGGGTGACGGTATTGTTCGTACCATTGCGCTCGGTACATCCGACGGTTTGCGTCGCGGCATGATCATTCAAAACACCGGCAATCCAATCACCGTACCAGTCGGCAAAGCAACACTCGGCCGCATCATGGACGTGTTGGGTAACCCTATCGACGAATGCGGTCCTGTGAGCCACGAGCGTACAGCATCGATTCACCGCAAAGCTCCAGCGTACGACGAATTGTCGCCATCGCAGGACTTGTTGGAAACAGGTATCAAGGTTATTGACTTGGTTTGCCCGTTTGCAAAAGGCGGTAAAGTCGGTCTGTTCGGTGGCGCGGGTGTTGGTAAAACCGTGAACATGATGGAACTGATTAACAACATCGCTAAAGCACACAGCGGCTTGTCCGTGTTTGCTGGTGTTGGTGAACGTACTCGTGAAGGTAATGACTTCTACCACGAGATGGCTGATGCGAAAGTGGTTGATCTGGAAAACCCAGAGAACTCCAAAGTAGCGATGGTCTACGGTCAAATGAATGAACCACCAGGTAACCGTCTGCGCGTTGCGTTGACCGGTTTGACCATGGCTGAAGCGTTCCGTGACGAAGGTAAAGACGTGTTGTTCTTCGTCGATAACATCTATCGCTTCACATTGGCTGGTACCGAAGTATCCGCGTTGCTGGGTCGTATGCCTTCCGCTGTGGGTTATCAACCTACACTGGCTGAAGAAATGGGCCGTCTGCAAGAGCGTATTACATCGACCAAAACTGGTTCGATCACATCGATCCAAGCCGTCTACGTTCCAGCGGATGATTTGACCGATCCATCGCCAGCAACTACGTTTGCTCACTTGGATTCCACCGTTGTTCTGTCGCGTGACATCGCATCGCTTGGTATTTACCCAGCGGTTGATCCACTCGATTCGACATCGCGTCAATTGGATCCACTGGTCGTTGGTCAAGATCACTACGACACAGCACGCGCTGTTCAAGGTACTTTGCAACGCTACAAAGAATTGCGCGACATTATCGCGATTCTGGGTATGGACGAGTTGGCACCAGAAGACAAACTGCTGGTCGCACGTGCTCGTAAGATGCAACGTTTCCTGTCGCAGCCGTTCCACGTTGCTGAAGTATTTACCGGCGCACCAGGTAAATACGTTTCGCTGAAAGATACGATCAAGGGCTTCAAAATGATCGCATCGGGCGAACTCGATCACCTGCCAGAACAAGCGTTCTACATGGTAGGTACCATCGAAGAAGCAATCGAAAAAGCGAAAAAACTCAACTAA
- a CDS encoding F0F1 ATP synthase subunit epsilon — MAHTMRVDVVSAEEEIFSGEAEFVALPGESGELGILPGHTPLITRIRPGAVRIKIAGQAEDEFVFVAGGILEVQPHAVTVLADTAIRGGDLDEAKAAEAKRLAEEALVNKESKIDYAQAQAELASAIAQLAAIQRLRQKR; from the coding sequence ATGGCACACACAATGCGCGTAGACGTGGTTTCCGCCGAAGAAGAAATCTTCTCCGGCGAGGCAGAATTTGTCGCGCTGCCGGGTGAGTCGGGCGAGCTCGGGATTTTGCCGGGACATACGCCTTTGATCACACGCATCCGACCAGGTGCGGTACGCATCAAGATTGCAGGCCAGGCTGAAGATGAATTTGTCTTCGTCGCAGGCGGCATTCTGGAAGTGCAGCCGCATGCAGTGACGGTTTTGGCCGACACCGCGATCCGTGGTGGCGATCTGGATGAAGCCAAGGCAGCGGAAGCTAAACGATTGGCCGAAGAAGCACTGGTCAATAAAGAATCGAAAATCGACTACGCACAAGCACAGGCTGAATTGGCCAGCGCGATTGCACAGTTGGCGGCGATACAAAGATTGCGTCAAAAACGTTAA
- a CDS encoding CoA-binding protein, with amino-acid sequence MNQNPQVITKLLAESRVIAVVGLSPKPNRPSHEVADYLQRHGYRIIPVNPASAGTHILGEHCYATLTQAAAALAEQQTRIDLVDIFRKSELVGPIVDEAIAIRARGVWLQIGVINEAATDKARAAGLDVVADRCTKIDHAIWRRAS; translated from the coding sequence ATGAACCAGAATCCACAAGTCATTACCAAATTACTGGCCGAGTCCCGCGTGATCGCGGTGGTTGGCTTGTCGCCCAAGCCAAACCGTCCTAGCCATGAAGTCGCTGATTATCTGCAGCGCCACGGCTATCGTATTATTCCGGTTAATCCTGCGAGTGCAGGCACTCACATACTCGGTGAGCATTGCTACGCAACCTTGACGCAGGCAGCGGCCGCATTGGCCGAACAACAGACCAGAATCGATCTGGTCGACATTTTTCGCAAATCAGAATTGGTCGGACCGATAGTAGATGAAGCAATTGCGATCCGCGCCCGAGGTGTGTGGTTGCAAATAGGCGTCATCAATGAAGCCGCGACCGACAAGGCACGTGCTGCAGGCCTCGATGTAGTGGCAGATCGTTGTACCAAAATCGACCACGCAATATGGCGCAGAGCAAGCTAA